cccaaaaaaaagaaaaaatggctgggcattgtggcaggtggctgtagtcccagctgtttaaAGGGCTGGACAAAGAgagtagcttgagcccaagagtttgaggttgctgtgacaactgacaactgatactgcaacactctacccagggtgacatagtgaggctttttctcaaaaaaaaaaaaaaaagggaatgaggcaatatttggaacaaaatcaaccacagaagatggtggagcagacaatgaactctcagaatggaccgggtggtctttacagctgggatttggttcttcacctagagacagcatttctgtgttgccagttaaaaataaaggagtaatttaaaattaattactgtttaatttcatcagaaaggTTTTGGTGGGTTGTGGTTGAGAGTAATCTAAATGTTGCAAGATTTACCTAAGCTTCAACATATTGAGCTAGTTTCAGGAAAGTATTTCATGAAGGGTATTCGTTTTTAAATGATACTTATCTGAATTCTACTAAGTTTTCATTGTGTTGTGAAGACAGTGTATAAatatgccccccccaaaaaaaatctccagcgtttcttttctcattgtctccctgcagttctcacttcattgggttccacattaactgaaacttgggtatctgagctgggttcctatttgccttgtacctcatgcaaagttagtgttgcctgcctttacaagattgaaataaattgccttgcttaccgagtgcatttttctgtatttaggctaTTAGACCAGCTACCAAGAGCAAACGTTGTTCTCATACGGTACGTGTTCCTGGTGTTAAGTAATATCGCTGAACTCTCCGCGGCAAATGAAATGGATGCTTTACACTTAGGGGTGTGTATGGCTCCAAGTATTATATGGCATCCTTCTGCAAGCAGAGAAGAAATGACCTCTGcagaaaaggtaatgaagtttttgtattatacttgctggggaactgaatcaccattagtaaaggaaatggaaggtatttattctgaaagacaatgtcttatagaagttaaatagaatacactttcttaaatttcagtttactatataaaatgcaatttatcaacatgttatatgaaaataaatgcttctttttatacGTTAATCAGCTTGTGGAATTTGTGATTAAAAACTGCCGCAACATCTTTGGAGGACACGTCACTGCCCTGTTTGGAGAGTCATCCGGAATATAAAATACTCAGGATAAACCCTCAGGTACTGTCAATAATTGGGTTGCTTTTTGTGAAAAATTGACTCATGtctctgaagatgctggcacagttgttttcttcaaagccatgcaagctgaaggaaagcaagcctggtatgtggctcaacagagccctgggtttcccatcatttcttagaAGGCTTGCTAACAGGTCAGGGTATTTAACAGGATGGTAGGGTTAAATAAGGTGTGTGATAAGTTCCTAGCTTTTATAAGTTATCAGAGGCAGCATGGtacagtagagttctgtgacatcacagctcacagcaatctcccactcctgggcttaggtgattctcttgtctcagccttccaagtagcttggactacagatgcccaccacaatgcccagctaaggaagtctaatatatgtagtatatattgtTGAAACTGGAATAGAAATCTCAGAAGTAGTAGAGGCTGGactgatgttcttatttttcttttttccgctccctgattcttgagacacttctaGAATTTTACTGTGCTATGAGATCATTTGACAACAACTTGCATTATTAGCAGATAGGCAGAtgttaaaatcaaagacaaaagaaacctccaGGTTACGAATTCCTATATCACTAGCTATGTTATGTTATCTTTGGCCAATTGTTCTATGCCACTGAGCATCAATatcttaatctaaaaaatgtgGCTGAAAGTTTCTTTATGAttactgtaaatatgaaatgaggtaatggatattatagaaacttgagcaaaagaaactgatAGACTTAGTCAATGGATTTCCCAAGAGTAAGCTATGTTTAACATCCAGTAACCCATGTTAGAAGGTATATTCTTATGCAGAACTAGGTATATGGaattatgtttttacttttattttgttattaccacttagtctaatgacattttcattgtttgggaaaatTTAGCATAGAGAAAGACCATCAGGACCTAAGATAAATCTAGTACACCTCAACAGGCATTTCCCATTTTAACACCTGTGGTAATATTGTAATAGTTTCTTTATTGGCAgtaggaattgaaatacattacctgaaatgacaataaaactaagcattatagttcatttctaaggaaatatggGTTTATTCGTGCTAAGTACGAGTGTTAatcctgtttgattttttgaCAGATACATCTAGCTTTCCAGAGAGCAATACTTCCTCATGTGAGAGCTTGAAGAAAAAAGCGACTGTGCTGCTGGCCCACAGTGTGATGAATCAAAGAAAATCGTCCAATTAAATTGAAGCATTGACTCGCTTATAATGTTTCTGGACTCTGGCCTTGATGCCCTTGAATTCTAAATGAGCTTCAGAGCCTCCTGTATGACTTTTAGTTTAGGTGGACCAGCCTCCTAAAGACAAGCCGATGGATGTAATAATGTGCAGAGATATTCCACCACAGAATCCTGCCAAGATTCTGTCTGGCACTTGTCCACAGCtgcagcatatttaaaaaaaaaaaaatagaaaatgctgtaAGCTGTCCTGTATAAGCTCCACCTGATCTACAAGGCTAATTCTATCACATTAACAGCTGTGgctcacctgtagccctagctacttgggagctgatttCCCAGCAGAAACTTTGTAGGACAGATGAAGAGTTCCTATCTTGAATGCACTTCAACAAATTTCTGACAGTGTAGCATTCTTTAACCTGCAAACTACAGTTCGTatttgatggaggaatcaaatcttctcctgacatgcaaaaaaaagtgaagctgaatagctctatcttgagaaaatacatctaacttccatgaagaaataaagacagaggATAAAAAGTTGGAAAAGTTTGAAACTAAGCATGAAAGTGCACAATCAAAGTCAGGCCATTCAAcacaatgaggaggaggaagaggaggatgaggaagaggaggacgaggaagaggaggaagcagaggaggagaaggaggagtccaaaccaagagtgaaaatgatactgctaatgtttttaatctcagattgattattcagtatgaattactaaaaagttaataaatcgttcaccaagttgattattggggaggattaaaaagtttagataaaagaatgcaatgaaaatgATCTGAATTTCTAGCCAAAAAGTCATGGCTGTTCCATCATGAAAAAGCACCAGT
The Nycticebus coucang isolate mNycCou1 chromosome Y, mNycCou1.pri, whole genome shotgun sequence genome window above contains:
- the LOC128579145 gene encoding rho GTPase-activating protein 20-like, which encodes MEKSSDRQKIEKIKRLLDQLPRANVVLIRYVFLVLSNIAELSAANEMDALHLGVCMAPSIIWHPSASREEMTSAEKLVEFVIKNCRNIFGGHVTALFGESSGI